From a region of the Corallococcus coralloides DSM 2259 genome:
- a CDS encoding hybrid sensor histidine kinase/response regulator, with protein MSLVLIAEDEEALLEVFSEVVEDLGHRVVRAHNGEEALLLARTETPDLVVSDHMMPRKTGMQLLHAMRSEPTLSDVPFLLLSAARPQGREAAQTFLAKPVDLSTFEQAVSQALQHHQAAHQEAPPAAREAPNALSLAREEMLNWVAHELKTPLSSARLNTQLLLRKVQKRGIDDERRSAEAILRQLDRMNGLVTSILDASRLADGKLELKLSPTELTPFLQEFVQEWRELQPDFDFSFHALDPVEPLMLDAERLRQVLNNLVSNAVKYSGTSRHVEMGLTLNPGLVLIHVRDWGVGIPANALPHVFDRFQRADEDRGRGHGLGLFIAAALAKLHGGSLSARSTLGEGSTFTLRLPRRN; from the coding sequence ATGAGCCTGGTCCTCATCGCGGAGGATGAAGAGGCGCTCCTGGAGGTCTTCTCCGAAGTGGTGGAGGACCTGGGCCACCGCGTGGTGCGCGCGCACAACGGCGAGGAGGCCCTGCTGCTCGCCCGCACGGAGACGCCGGACCTGGTGGTCAGCGACCACATGATGCCGCGCAAGACGGGCATGCAGCTCTTGCACGCCATGCGCTCGGAGCCCACCTTGTCGGACGTGCCCTTCCTGCTCCTGAGCGCGGCGCGGCCGCAGGGGCGTGAGGCCGCGCAGACGTTCCTCGCGAAGCCGGTGGACCTGTCCACCTTCGAGCAGGCGGTGAGCCAGGCGCTCCAGCACCACCAGGCCGCCCACCAGGAGGCGCCCCCCGCCGCGCGCGAGGCCCCCAACGCCCTGAGCCTGGCCCGCGAGGAGATGCTCAACTGGGTGGCGCACGAGCTGAAGACGCCGCTCAGCTCCGCGCGGCTCAACACGCAGCTGCTCCTGCGCAAGGTGCAGAAGCGAGGCATCGACGACGAGCGCCGCTCCGCGGAGGCCATCCTGCGCCAGCTGGACCGGATGAACGGGCTGGTGACGTCCATCCTGGACGCCTCGCGGCTGGCGGATGGGAAGCTGGAGCTGAAGCTTTCGCCCACGGAGCTGACGCCGTTCCTCCAGGAGTTCGTCCAGGAGTGGCGCGAGCTGCAGCCGGACTTCGACTTCTCCTTCCACGCCCTGGATCCGGTGGAGCCGCTGATGCTGGACGCGGAGCGGCTGCGCCAGGTGCTCAACAACCTGGTGTCCAACGCGGTGAAGTACAGCGGCACGTCGCGCCACGTCGAAATGGGCCTGACGCTCAACCCGGGCCTCGTCCTCATCCACGTGCGCGACTGGGGCGTGGGCATTCCCGCCAACGCCCTGCCCCACGTCTTCGACCGCTTCCAGCGCGCGGACGAGGACCGCGGACGAGGCCACGGCCTGGGCCTCTTCATCGCCGCCGCGCTCGCGAAGCTGCACGGAGGTTCGCTCTCCGCACGCTCCACCCTGGGTGAAGGCTCCACCTTCACGCTGCGCCTGCCCCGGAGGAACTGA
- a CDS encoding MFS transporter, with protein MSTPPPSRLSSLRVLRHRDFALLWSGAALSNIGTWMEVLALGVYVTKVTGRAEWTGGVAALTFLPAIVLSPLGGALGDRFDRRRAVGVGALVQMVLAGTLAALAFSGRLTVQWVAVISFLNGCAVTLFTPAYSAMIAVSVPKEDLHSALSLNAAQNNLGRICGPALGALVIAHADVAWALLLNTLSFGAVLLSLTRVRATAAGKTADFGGLWAGILQGFRVALADEALVVALGGTLAIAVCIAPFTALAPVMAIQVFQLDAGATSVLVTCQGVGSLLAALSAGALADRLGKGRLLEVGLLLIGPTAAAYWLSPSLAVAAVAVMALGALYMLTLTGLSALCLARVSNELQARIASLSAMLLFVGFTLGVWLQGALGDRWGIRWVTASAALGFFVLAVLLRALRSRGFAAFEV; from the coding sequence GTGTCCACGCCTCCTCCGTCCCGCCTGTCCTCGCTGCGCGTGCTCAGGCACCGCGACTTCGCCCTGCTGTGGAGCGGGGCGGCGCTGTCCAACATCGGCACGTGGATGGAGGTGCTGGCGCTGGGCGTGTACGTGACGAAGGTCACGGGCCGGGCGGAGTGGACGGGGGGCGTGGCGGCGCTGACGTTCCTGCCGGCCATCGTGCTGTCGCCGTTGGGTGGCGCGCTGGGGGACCGGTTCGACCGGCGCCGGGCGGTGGGCGTGGGTGCGCTGGTGCAGATGGTGCTCGCGGGCACGCTGGCGGCGCTGGCCTTCAGCGGAAGGCTGACCGTGCAGTGGGTGGCGGTCATCTCCTTCCTCAACGGCTGCGCGGTGACGCTCTTCACGCCCGCGTACTCCGCGATGATCGCCGTGTCGGTGCCGAAGGAGGACCTGCACAGCGCGCTCAGCCTCAACGCCGCGCAGAACAACCTGGGCCGCATCTGCGGGCCCGCGCTGGGGGCGCTCGTCATCGCGCACGCGGACGTGGCCTGGGCGCTGCTCCTCAACACGCTGTCCTTTGGCGCGGTGCTGCTGTCGCTCACGCGGGTGCGGGCCACCGCCGCGGGGAAGACGGCGGACTTCGGCGGCCTGTGGGCGGGCATCCTGCAGGGCTTCCGCGTGGCGCTCGCGGACGAGGCCCTGGTGGTGGCGCTGGGCGGCACGCTGGCCATCGCGGTGTGCATCGCGCCCTTCACGGCGCTGGCGCCGGTGATGGCCATCCAGGTGTTCCAGCTGGACGCGGGCGCGACGTCGGTGCTCGTCACGTGTCAGGGCGTGGGCTCGCTCCTGGCGGCGCTGAGCGCGGGGGCGCTCGCGGACCGGCTCGGCAAGGGGCGGCTCCTGGAAGTGGGCCTGCTGCTGATTGGCCCCACGGCGGCGGCGTACTGGCTGTCACCGTCGCTGGCGGTCGCGGCGGTCGCGGTGATGGCCTTGGGCGCGCTGTACATGCTGACGCTCACGGGGCTGTCCGCGCTGTGCCTGGCGCGCGTGTCCAACGAGCTCCAGGCGCGCATCGCCAGCCTCAGCGCGATGCTGCTCTTCGTGGGCTTCACGTTGGGCGTGTGGTTGCAGGGCGCGCTGGGGGACCGCTGGGGCATCCGGTGGGTCACCGCGAGCGCGGCCCTGGGGTTCTTCGTCCTCGCCGTGCTGTTGCGCGCCTTGCGCTCGCGCGGCTTCGCCGCCTTCGAAGTGTAA